One part of the Segnochrobactrum spirostomi genome encodes these proteins:
- a CDS encoding metal-dependent hydrolase family protein: MADNGSYGSRWSSDGRDGDGVLFTNVRILDGTGEYPYTGEVLVQGNRIKSITRGSQRFGRPAGGGATVIDGMGATLMPGLIDAHLHLSWNNAPGIDPIQMMPPEEHILVTAEMAKLVLDAGFTAGRGAAAAKPRLDVVIRNFINQGRLPGPRYTAAGPEITTVGGLGDSAPSHIPHEGLNLGIVVSGPEEVRRTVRTLIKYGVDSIKLNLSGEEITGMRAEDTPMSEEEVAMAVREAKARGLVLAAHARSSESVKQCVRHGIQNIYHASFADEEALDLLEAAKERHFVAPGLAWLIRTARNAEEYGIKPGSRVADLYERELAMAVDTMKKMHRRGIRILIGGDYGFAWTPQGTNARDLEYFVEFLGFSPMEAILAGTRYGGQIMGMGEELGQIREGFLADMLLVDGDPIANVRILQDHTRLLAIMKDGKFHKKPQVQEARRRLTA, translated from the coding sequence ATGGCCGACAATGGCAGCTACGGATCCCGTTGGAGCAGCGACGGCCGCGATGGCGACGGCGTGCTCTTCACCAATGTCCGCATCCTCGACGGGACGGGCGAATATCCCTACACCGGCGAAGTCTTGGTGCAGGGCAACCGCATCAAATCGATCACCCGGGGCTCGCAGCGCTTCGGCCGGCCCGCCGGCGGCGGCGCGACGGTGATCGACGGCATGGGCGCGACCCTGATGCCCGGCCTGATCGATGCGCACCTGCATCTCTCCTGGAACAACGCGCCGGGCATCGACCCGATCCAGATGATGCCGCCGGAGGAGCACATCCTCGTCACGGCGGAGATGGCGAAGCTGGTGCTCGATGCCGGCTTCACGGCGGGGCGCGGCGCGGCGGCGGCGAAGCCGCGGCTCGACGTCGTCATCCGCAACTTCATCAATCAGGGCCGGTTGCCGGGCCCGCGCTACACCGCGGCGGGACCGGAGATCACCACGGTCGGCGGCCTGGGCGATTCCGCGCCCTCCCACATCCCGCACGAGGGGCTCAATCTCGGCATCGTGGTGTCGGGCCCCGAGGAGGTGCGCCGCACGGTGCGCACCCTCATCAAATACGGCGTCGACTCGATCAAGCTGAACCTCTCCGGCGAGGAGATCACCGGCATGCGGGCGGAAGATACGCCGATGTCGGAGGAGGAGGTCGCGATGGCCGTGCGCGAGGCGAAGGCCCGCGGCCTCGTGCTCGCCGCCCACGCCCGCTCGTCGGAATCCGTCAAGCAGTGCGTCCGCCACGGCATCCAGAACATCTACCACGCCTCGTTCGCCGACGAGGAGGCACTGGACCTGCTCGAGGCTGCCAAGGAACGGCACTTCGTGGCCCCGGGTCTCGCCTGGCTGATCCGGACCGCCCGCAACGCGGAAGAATACGGCATCAAGCCGGGCTCGCGCGTCGCCGACCTCTACGAGCGCGAGCTCGCGATGGCGGTCGACACCATGAAGAAGATGCACCGGCGCGGCATCCGCATCCTCATCGGCGGCGATTACGGCTTCGCCTGGACGCCCCAGGGCACCAACGCCCGGGATCTCGAATATTTCGTCGAGTTTCTCGGCTTCTCGCCGATGGAGGCGATCCTCGCCGGCACCAGGTACGGCGGCCAGATCATGGGCATGGGCGAGGAACTCGGCCAGATCCGAGAGGGCTTCCTCGCCGACATGCTGCTCGTCGACGGCGATCCGATCGCAAACGTCCGCATCCTGCAGGACCACACTCGCCTCCTCGCCATCATGAAGGACGGCAAGTTCCACAAGAAGCCGCAGGTCCAGGAAGCGCGGCGGCGGCTCACGGCGTGA
- a CDS encoding alpha/beta fold hydrolase, which translates to MTTVSTARIVAEVTGEGRAVVLIHGLGGSSNTWTPQLPALGPRRAIRVDLPGSARSPVPHEPPSIESFAADVAAAVRTLGVERAHFVGHSLGTLVCQRIAVDDPGLVQSLALFGALTEPPEAARTGLANRARTARGGDLAGIADQIAANAVAARSREANPVITAFVRESVMRQPPEGYAKSCEALAAATAVDVRLISVPTLLMTGEADVVAPPAMARALGDRIAGASVTIVPDCGHWITVEKPEIVNRALGEFLNRAER; encoded by the coding sequence ATGACGACGGTCAGCACGGCGCGCATCGTCGCCGAAGTCACCGGAGAGGGCCGCGCCGTCGTCCTCATCCACGGCCTCGGCGGCAGCTCCAACACCTGGACGCCGCAACTCCCGGCGCTCGGGCCCCGCCGCGCGATCCGGGTCGACCTGCCGGGATCGGCCCGCTCGCCGGTGCCGCACGAGCCACCCTCGATCGAGAGCTTCGCCGCCGACGTGGCCGCGGCCGTGCGCACCCTCGGCGTCGAGCGCGCCCACTTCGTCGGGCATTCCCTCGGCACGCTCGTGTGCCAGCGCATCGCGGTCGACGACCCGGGCCTCGTCCAGTCGCTGGCCCTGTTCGGCGCGCTCACGGAGCCGCCGGAGGCGGCGCGCACCGGCCTCGCCAACCGCGCCCGCACGGCGCGCGGCGGCGACCTCGCGGGGATCGCGGATCAGATTGCGGCGAACGCGGTCGCCGCGCGCAGCCGCGAGGCGAACCCGGTCATTACGGCCTTCGTGCGCGAGAGTGTCATGCGCCAGCCGCCGGAGGGCTACGCCAAGAGCTGCGAGGCGCTCGCCGCCGCAACCGCCGTCGACGTCCGGCTGATCTCGGTGCCGACCCTGCTCATGACCGGCGAAGCGGACGTCGTGGCGCCGCCCGCCATGGCGCGCGCGCTCGGCGACCGCATCGCCGGGGCGAGCGTAACGATCGTTCCCGATTGCGGGCACTGGATCACCGTCGAAAAACCGGAGATCGTGAACCGCGCGCTCGGCGAGTTCCTGAACCGCGCCGAGCGCTGA
- a CDS encoding fumarylacetoacetate hydrolase family protein, producing MRVATFRVGGERRVGIVDSERQTISPFDLPIDQAAEGVLALIGRAGRPALLSPIALSEVDLEAPIPRPRRNIFCVGKNYFDHAHEFSKSGFDSSAAQGAVPKEPIIFSKVPETVVPAGARVMIDRSVSSAIDYEAELAVIIGKGGRGIAKADALDHVWGYTIVNDVTARDLQGRYSQWLIGKSQDGFCPMGPWAVTRDELDVSNTAIRCWVNGELRQDSNTGLLIFDIPTIVSTISAGVTLQPGDVIATGTPAGVGIGYTPPKYLVPGDVVRVEIAGIGVLENAFAEWRA from the coding sequence ATGAGGGTTGCCACGTTCCGCGTCGGCGGAGAACGTCGCGTGGGCATCGTCGACAGCGAGCGGCAGACCATTTCCCCGTTCGATCTGCCGATCGATCAAGCTGCCGAAGGCGTGCTCGCCTTGATCGGCCGCGCCGGCCGGCCGGCCCTGCTCTCGCCCATCGCCCTCTCCGAGGTGGACCTCGAGGCGCCGATCCCCCGCCCGCGCCGCAACATCTTCTGCGTCGGCAAGAATTATTTCGATCACGCCCACGAGTTCTCGAAGTCCGGCTTCGATTCGAGCGCCGCACAGGGCGCCGTGCCGAAGGAGCCGATCATCTTCTCCAAGGTGCCGGAGACCGTCGTGCCGGCCGGTGCGCGGGTGATGATCGATCGCAGCGTGTCGTCGGCGATCGATTACGAGGCCGAGCTCGCCGTCATCATCGGCAAGGGCGGCCGCGGCATCGCGAAGGCCGACGCGCTCGACCATGTCTGGGGCTACACCATCGTCAACGACGTCACCGCCCGCGATCTCCAGGGCCGCTACAGCCAGTGGCTCATCGGCAAGTCCCAGGACGGTTTCTGCCCGATGGGCCCCTGGGCCGTGACGCGTGACGAACTCGACGTCTCGAACACCGCCATCCGCTGCTGGGTCAACGGCGAGCTCCGCCAGGATTCCAACACCGGGCTCCTCATCTTCGACATCCCGACCATCGTCTCGACTATCTCCGCCGGCGTGACGCTGCAGCCGGGCGACGTGATCGCGACCGGCACGCCGGCCGGCGTCGGCATCGGCTACACGCCCCCGAAATATCTCGTGCCCGGCGACGTGGTGCGCGTGGAGATCGCCGGCATCGGCGTGCTCGAGAACGCCTTCGCAGAGTGGCGCGCATGA
- a CDS encoding FadR/GntR family transcriptional regulator encodes MSRFVAADIARSLKSRIAAGEWADGRPIPAERDLATTFGVARNTVRRAMALLEEEGAVVRQVGRGTFPVQPPDGEIAALVNRMAGASPADMMEIRHLLEPAAAAFAATNASVAELDALIEAHRAGCAAVDMPSFEHWDAEFHHRIFACSRNQLLKELHELIRVLRNQSPWFEMKKRSFSEERRLLYCEEHEAIVEALRRRDAEAARRAMSAHLETVGANLLGRGNGYAGGAARER; translated from the coding sequence ATGTCCCGCTTCGTCGCCGCCGATATCGCCCGCTCGTTGAAATCGCGCATCGCCGCAGGCGAATGGGCGGACGGTCGGCCGATTCCGGCTGAGCGTGATCTCGCGACGACGTTCGGCGTCGCCCGCAACACGGTGCGGCGGGCCATGGCGCTGCTCGAGGAGGAGGGCGCCGTCGTGCGCCAGGTCGGGCGCGGCACGTTCCCGGTGCAGCCGCCGGACGGCGAGATCGCGGCGCTCGTCAATCGCATGGCGGGCGCGAGCCCGGCCGACATGATGGAGATCCGCCATCTGCTCGAGCCGGCCGCGGCGGCCTTCGCCGCCACCAACGCCTCGGTCGCCGAACTCGACGCCCTCATCGAGGCCCATCGCGCCGGGTGTGCGGCGGTCGACATGCCGTCCTTCGAGCATTGGGATGCCGAATTTCACCACCGCATCTTCGCCTGCTCGCGCAACCAGCTCCTGAAGGAGCTTCACGAGCTCATCCGCGTGCTGCGCAATCAGAGCCCCTGGTTCGAGATGAAGAAGCGGTCCTTCTCGGAGGAACGGCGGCTGCTCTATTGCGAGGAACACGAGGCGATCGTCGAGGCGCTGCGCCGCCGCGATGCGGAGGCCGCCCGCCGCGCCATGAGCGCTCATCTCGAGACGGTCGGGGCCAACCTTCTGGGACGCGGCAACGGTTATGCCGGGGGCGCCGCCCGCGAGCGGTGA
- a CDS encoding SDR family NAD(P)-dependent oxidoreductase, with amino-acid sequence MTKTFGERSTTDEVLDGVDLHGKRVLVTGVSAGLGVETARALAARGADVVGAARDLDKAHRATEAVRAAAAASGGSFSTVELDLASLASVRACADALVADGRRFDVVIANAGVMACPFGHTADGFETQFGTNHLGHFVLVNRIAGLINDGGRLVNLSSAGHRFADVDLDDPNFERTPYAEFVAYGRSKTANILFAVEFDRRHRDRGVRAAAVHPGGIQTELSRHMSAEALDALVERLDASQKAAGQPPFRFKSIPEGAATSVWAGFVASAEAVGGHYCEDCHVAEIADIGELRGGVRSYALDPEHAKALWAKSEEMVAERF; translated from the coding sequence ATGACGAAGACCTTCGGCGAACGCTCGACCACCGACGAGGTGCTCGATGGCGTCGATCTTCACGGCAAGCGCGTTCTGGTGACGGGGGTCTCTGCCGGCCTCGGGGTCGAGACGGCGCGGGCCCTCGCGGCCCGGGGCGCCGACGTCGTCGGGGCGGCGCGCGATCTCGACAAGGCGCATCGCGCCACCGAGGCCGTGCGGGCGGCCGCCGCAGCCTCCGGCGGGAGTTTCTCGACCGTCGAACTCGACCTTGCGTCGCTGGCGAGCGTCCGCGCCTGTGCCGACGCGCTGGTGGCCGACGGGCGGCGCTTCGACGTCGTCATCGCCAATGCCGGCGTGATGGCCTGTCCGTTCGGACACACCGCCGACGGGTTCGAGACCCAGTTCGGCACCAACCATCTCGGCCATTTCGTTCTCGTCAACCGCATCGCCGGGCTGATCAACGACGGCGGCCGGCTGGTGAACCTGTCCTCGGCCGGCCATCGCTTCGCCGATGTCGACCTCGACGACCCGAACTTCGAGCGCACGCCCTATGCGGAGTTCGTCGCCTATGGACGCTCGAAGACGGCGAACATCCTGTTCGCGGTGGAATTCGACCGCCGCCATCGCGATCGCGGCGTCCGCGCCGCGGCGGTTCATCCCGGCGGCATCCAGACGGAGCTCAGCCGCCACATGAGCGCGGAGGCGCTCGACGCGCTCGTCGAACGCCTCGACGCGTCGCAGAAGGCCGCCGGCCAGCCGCCGTTCCGCTTCAAGTCGATCCCGGAAGGGGCTGCGACATCGGTCTGGGCCGGGTTCGTCGCGTCGGCGGAGGCAGTCGGCGGGCATTATTGCGAGGATTGCCACGTCGCCGAGATCGCGGACATCGGCGAGTTGCGCGGCGGCGTCCGCTCCTATGCGCTCGATCCCGAGCACGCCAAGGCGCTGTGGGCGAAGAGCGAGGAGATGGTCGCCGAGCGCTTCTGA
- the parC gene encoding DNA topoisomerase IV subunit A: MGKQVIPPGGEGSIESVDLREALEERYLAYALSTIMHRALPDVRDGMKPVHRRILHAMRQLRLDPTAAFKKCARVVGDVIGKYHPHGDQSVYDALVRLAQDFAVRYPLVDGQGNFGTLDGDSPAAMRYTEARLTDVGARLLEGIDDDAVDFRDTYDGSEQEPVVLPGAFPNLLANGSTGIAVGMATSIPPHNVAEIAEAALLLIRNPATDLDALLAHVKGPDFPTGGIIVESPGSIRESYRTGRGSFRVRARWESEDLGRGTWQIVVTEIPFQVQKGKLVERIAELLEAKKLPLLGDVRDESADDVRLVLEPRVRTVDPVLLMESLFRLSDLEVRVPLNMNVLVGGQVPAVIGLKEAIQHWLDHRKVVIVRLARHRLEKVSHRLEVLDGFLIVYLDLDRVIRIIREEDDPKAELIVAFTLTDVQAEAILNMRLRSLRRLEEMEIRKEHTALSAEKASLEALIADEKAQWKKVADEVKVLRKVYGSETPLGKRRTDFAAAPEAPTVDILEAMIEREPITIVVSELGWVRALKGHVQDLSTVAFKQGDALKWVLRGETTDKLLVLSTGGKVYTLGCDKLPGGRGHGEPIKLMVDMEQGQEVAHVKLHRSGGKVLIVSKEGRGFVAAEDDILANTRKGKQVLGVDEAWPAMLMVAVEGDMVATIGENRKLAIFPLSQVTEMTRGRGVRLQRYKDGGLSDVKTFSGADGLTWIDAGGRTHTRSLDDLKDWTSDRGAAGRLPPPGFPRTNRFA; the protein is encoded by the coding sequence ATGGGCAAACAGGTGATTCCGCCGGGCGGTGAAGGCTCGATCGAGAGCGTCGATCTGCGCGAGGCGCTCGAGGAGCGCTACCTCGCCTACGCCCTGTCGACCATCATGCACCGGGCGCTGCCCGACGTGCGCGACGGCATGAAGCCGGTTCACCGGCGCATTCTCCATGCCATGCGCCAGCTCCGGCTCGATCCGACCGCGGCGTTCAAGAAGTGCGCCCGCGTCGTCGGCGACGTCATCGGCAAATATCACCCCCACGGCGACCAATCGGTCTACGACGCGCTCGTGCGCCTCGCCCAGGACTTCGCGGTACGCTATCCGTTGGTCGACGGGCAGGGCAATTTCGGCACGCTCGACGGCGATAGCCCAGCCGCCATGCGGTATACCGAGGCCCGCCTCACCGATGTCGGCGCGCGCCTCCTCGAAGGCATCGACGACGACGCGGTCGATTTCCGCGACACCTACGACGGTTCCGAACAGGAGCCGGTCGTGCTGCCCGGCGCCTTCCCGAACCTGCTCGCGAACGGTTCGACCGGCATCGCCGTCGGCATGGCGACCTCGATCCCGCCGCACAACGTCGCCGAGATCGCGGAAGCGGCGCTCCTGCTCATCCGCAATCCGGCGACCGACCTCGATGCGCTTCTCGCCCATGTGAAGGGGCCGGATTTTCCGACCGGCGGCATCATCGTCGAAAGCCCCGGCTCGATCCGCGAATCCTACCGCACCGGCCGTGGCTCCTTCCGCGTCCGCGCCCGCTGGGAGAGCGAGGACCTCGGCCGCGGCACCTGGCAGATCGTCGTCACCGAGATCCCGTTCCAGGTGCAGAAGGGCAAGCTCGTCGAGCGCATCGCCGAGCTGCTCGAGGCGAAGAAGCTGCCGCTGCTCGGCGACGTGCGCGATGAATCGGCCGACGACGTGCGCCTCGTCCTCGAACCGCGGGTGCGCACCGTCGATCCCGTCCTCTTGATGGAATCGCTGTTCCGTCTCAGCGACCTCGAAGTCCGCGTGCCGCTCAACATGAACGTGCTCGTCGGCGGGCAGGTGCCGGCGGTGATTGGCCTCAAGGAGGCGATCCAGCACTGGCTCGACCACCGCAAGGTCGTGATCGTCCGCCTCGCGCGCCACCGGCTCGAGAAGGTCTCGCACCGGCTCGAGGTGCTCGACGGCTTCCTCATCGTCTATCTCGATCTCGACCGGGTGATCCGCATCATCCGCGAGGAGGACGATCCCAAGGCCGAGCTGATCGTGGCCTTCACGCTGACCGACGTGCAGGCCGAGGCGATCCTCAACATGCGTCTCCGCAGCCTGCGCCGGCTGGAGGAGATGGAGATCCGCAAGGAGCACACCGCCTTGAGCGCCGAAAAGGCGAGCCTGGAGGCGCTGATCGCCGACGAGAAGGCGCAGTGGAAGAAGGTCGCCGACGAGGTCAAGGTGCTGCGCAAGGTCTACGGATCGGAGACGCCGCTCGGCAAGCGCCGCACCGATTTCGCGGCGGCGCCGGAAGCCCCGACCGTCGACATCCTCGAGGCGATGATCGAGCGCGAGCCGATCACCATCGTGGTCTCCGAGCTCGGCTGGGTCCGCGCCCTCAAGGGGCACGTTCAGGATCTCTCCACCGTCGCCTTCAAGCAAGGCGACGCCCTCAAATGGGTGCTGCGCGGCGAGACGACGGACAAGCTCCTGGTGCTTTCCACCGGCGGCAAGGTCTATACCCTCGGTTGCGACAAGCTGCCGGGCGGGCGCGGCCACGGTGAGCCGATCAAGCTGATGGTCGACATGGAGCAGGGCCAGGAAGTGGCCCACGTCAAGCTCCATCGCTCGGGCGGCAAGGTGCTGATCGTCTCGAAAGAGGGCAGGGGATTCGTCGCCGCTGAGGACGACATCCTCGCCAACACCCGCAAGGGCAAGCAGGTCCTCGGCGTCGACGAGGCGTGGCCGGCGATGCTCATGGTGGCGGTCGAGGGCGACATGGTCGCGACCATCGGCGAGAATCGGAAGCTTGCGATCTTCCCGCTCTCCCAGGTCACCGAGATGACGCGCGGCCGCGGCGTCCGTCTGCAGCGCTACAAGGACGGCGGCCTTTCCGACGTCAAGACGTTCTCCGGCGCCGACGGTCTCACTTGGATCGATGCGGGCGGGCGCACCCACACCCGCAGCCTGGACGATCTCAAGGATTGGACGAGCGACCGCGGTGCTGCCGGCCGCCTGCCGCCGCCGGGCTTCCCGCGCACCAACCGCTTCGCGTGA
- a CDS encoding FtsB family cell division protein: MATRQRKRSFLRHLVIPVMSILVVSYFGYHAVTGDLGMRAREQIEADIARLTAERNGVIAERMALEKRVALLRAQSIDPDLLDERARAQLNMVNPDDIVIFRSSLHKPLAATAGL; this comes from the coding sequence ATGGCCACCCGGCAGCGCAAGCGCTCCTTCCTCCGCCATCTCGTCATCCCGGTGATGTCGATTCTCGTGGTGAGCTATTTCGGCTACCACGCGGTGACCGGCGATCTCGGGATGCGGGCGCGCGAGCAGATCGAGGCGGACATCGCCCGACTGACGGCGGAGCGCAACGGCGTGATCGCGGAGCGCATGGCGCTCGAAAAGCGCGTGGCGCTGCTGCGCGCCCAGTCGATCGATCCGGACCTGCTCGACGAGCGCGCGCGGGCGCAGCTCAACATGGTCAATCCGGACGATATCGTCATTTTCCGCTCGAGCCTGCACAAGCCGCTCGCCGCCACCGCCGGGCTCTGA